One genomic segment of Nitrospirota bacterium includes these proteins:
- a CDS encoding type-F conjugative transfer system secretin TraK, whose protein sequence is MVRGRMKIGGALGSIVILALCASPAYAIRAVPWIPGRTVVVQLRQGQTTEVIFPSDISQFSNPEAELFSIQFTGARLYVKPTASLSPTRLFATDTAGRSYVIELQEAAEGQREDDSVEISLEVAEGRPAPVAPGPNRLVLDLMKAMRLERPVAGYQVTEKKGELFYEEPKVLQFRLIRVYEGSVMIGYVYEIENMSNGPLRVNPQEFTFKGYVAGSVADMQLAPAEPKDSVEAFKGNPKKTIAYVVVSKAGIRK, encoded by the coding sequence ATGGTACGGGGGAGAATGAAAATCGGGGGAGCACTCGGCTCAATCGTCATCCTCGCGCTCTGCGCGTCGCCCGCGTATGCCATCCGCGCCGTGCCGTGGATTCCGGGGCGGACGGTGGTCGTCCAACTCAGGCAAGGCCAGACTACGGAAGTCATTTTCCCTTCCGATATCAGTCAGTTCTCCAACCCTGAAGCCGAACTCTTCTCGATCCAGTTCACCGGGGCACGGCTTTACGTGAAGCCGACGGCCTCGCTATCTCCCACCCGGCTTTTCGCCACGGATACGGCCGGCCGCAGCTACGTGATCGAACTCCAGGAGGCCGCGGAGGGACAGAGGGAGGACGACAGCGTGGAGATCAGCCTGGAAGTGGCCGAAGGGCGCCCCGCGCCGGTCGCGCCCGGGCCGAACCGGCTTGTCTTGGATCTTATGAAAGCGATGCGGCTGGAGCGGCCCGTCGCGGGCTACCAAGTAACCGAGAAAAAGGGGGAGCTTTTTTACGAGGAGCCGAAGGTCCTCCAGTTCCGCCTCATCCGTGTTTATGAGGGAAGTGTCATGATCGGCTATGTGTACGAGATCGAGAATATGTCAAACGGTCCGCTCCGAGTGAATCCCCAGGAGTTCACGTTCAAAGGCTACGTCGCAGGATCGGTGGCGGACATGCAACTGGCGCCTGCCGAACCGAAGGATTCCGTGGAGGCGTTCAAGGGCAATCCGAAGAAGACCATCGCGTACGTTGTCGTTTCGAAGGCGGGGATTCGAAAATGA